The following nucleotide sequence is from Solanum dulcamara chromosome 7, daSolDulc1.2, whole genome shotgun sequence.
AGGAATTAGTCATTAATTATGTTCCCTGCATCCAACAGTAGGCCATTTGGTTTTGAATAAAAACATTATGGTTTCTGATCGACTTCTGTTTGTTCCCCTTTCCAATTTTTCTAGGTACCAAGAATGGACAAAAGGGTAAATACAGTAGCGAAACTGGGATACAAGAAATGTATAATGCCTAAATCAGCTGAAGCATCATTGTCAGCTTTAGATCTCGGAGACACTGAGATTGTAGCCTGCAGGAATTTGAAAGAGATGATAAACGTTGTGTTCAGAAAACACTGAGCTTGTAgtgagttttttttgtgtgtaaatGGTTATGCAATCTACACAGATATCACTACTGTATACTATCTAGGTTGTGCCTTATATTTTTCGCGCAGCATTATGTCATTTTGCATTCAATACTGTATATTAACATGGACAAATTGTCTTAAAGTTTATTACCTAATTTTGGCATATTCCTTAGTAAAGCAAATAGTAGCCTAAAAGGATTTGCATTTTATAGGAAAAAAACTGGAGTTGTTTATGGgtggattgaattgaatttgaaCGGATCAAAATGAGTTTAGTTAGTAAATGAGTGGATCAAAATGAGTTTAGTTAGTAAATGAGTGGGGTATTGACAGATATATGTCAGTTGAATGGGCCTCGGCCCAATGGGAACTGGGCCGTTAAGTAGGAGGGCCTCTCGATGTAGTTGAATAGCCCATACACTGGTGCTGGGTTCCTCTACTCTTCCTCCTTTCTGTGCCCAAACTGAACATAACAAACGAGTTCATGCAGCTCCGGTATCCTTGTCACCGGCTCCGGCTAACCTTCCGGCAGCTGTTCCGATGCTTCGCCACGAAGTACAGTGGCAGAGTGGTGGTGGAAGCTGATAATGGCCGTTCATTTGCCGTCGAAGTCGATGGCCCTACTCTTCACACCGACTCCAGAGGCTATGCTCTCCCTCGCCGTGACCTAATCTGTAAAGTCTCCCAGATTCTGAAGTCACCTCCTTCCCCTTCTTCTGATCCTTTCCTTGACTTAGCTGACTATATTGATACATTGACAATAACCCTAACTCCCTCCGAAGTTTCTGAAGTCCTCAAATCCCTCAAGTCTCCAAACCTCGCTCTTCGATTCTTCCGATTTTGCCCCTCCGAAATCCCTAAATTCCGCCATGATTGCTTCACTTACAACCGTATCCTTCTCATCCTCTCCAAATCTTCTCTTCCGAACCGGATTGATTGTGTCCGCGAGATTGTTGATGAAATGGAACGGTCTGGTATTCGTGGTAACATATCCACTGTGAATCTTCTCATTGGAACATTTGGAGACGGCCAAGGGAATGGTGTTAATGAGCTAACGAGGTGTTTGGGGTTGGTTCAAAAATGGGATTTGAGGTTGAATTGCTATAGTTACAAGTGTCTTTTACAAGCCTATATCAGATTGTGCAATCCGAACAAGGCTTTGGAAGTTTACCAAGAAATGAGGAGACGTGGGTACAGATTGGATATATTTGCATACAACATGCTTCTTGATGCTCTTGCTAGGGACCAAAAGGTTTGATCTTTGGATTCCTTTTGATTGTCTAAGGTTTCTAAGTTGCAGTATGATATTGTCTGTGGCATTATTAAATATTCGTTTTGGGAAGAAACATATGATGTAGAAGATGTCGTCTTTAACTTCAATTTCTGAAATTGATGAATACAATAACACTAAGTTTGGAACAAATGGTTCATCTCAAGTTTCTTCATCCGAAATGTGAATCCCTACGGACTTTGTGTCACTAGGTATACCAATACAATGGAAACAAGCTGCCTTAGTTATACAAAACAGAAAAGGAATACTTATGCAAAATGAAGTGCATTGCCTTTACCTCTAGAGGGTGGCTTAGCAGTCGAAAAAATAGAGTCACAATTTTGGGTATGAAAGTTCATATTCCAACAAAGGTGGCACTTGGTAAACTCTTTCTAATATTCTAAACCTTCGTGTACACACACGTGTTGGCTCTTTTAAAAAGGAAGTGTCTTACTCTAAGGTGGATAAGAAGAGTTGTAGTCTATGTAGTGCAACTTTGAAAAGGAATTTTCACTTAACCATGGACAGGGACATACTTTTTGCAAAACTAGAAATGCTTTTTAAGAtgctttaaagatattttattagtCATTAGTgcaaaaaatgaataaaaaagcATCTAAAGGCCAACATCTTGGGGAAAGGCCTCTACTTTGCGAACGAAGTCTTTTTGGCGAGGCACAAACTTTCTGTTTTGATCACAAAGTAGCATTTTCTTTCACCAAGGAATGCGTGAGTGGTTTAACATGTCCTTCTTTGAGAAATAGGAGGGTTGGCAAAACTTTTGATTTCAATTGGAAAAAGTCGAAAGAAAGCTTTTGATTCATCTATATCTTCAAACAAATCGGTCTCTAGTCACAGGTGCCATCAGTGTTTCTTGGTAGTGGAACAATACAAGTATGGTCAGCTGTCTTGGTATTGAGTTTACTATCTGATAAATGTAATTATTGTCTCTGAGATAAAATACTTAATAAACTGTATACATGCATTTGGAAATGCTATAGAGGTGTTTTGACTCCACTTCATGAGTGAGTCTTGAAATGTATGATGAATATGGTTCTGCTTGGCTAATGATTCTAATGTGCAGCGCTTTGCCAGGTTGATCAGGTCCACAAGGTTTTTGAGGACATGAAGAAGTGGCACTGCGAACCTGATGAATATACGTATACCATTCTGATTAGAATGACTGGGAAATTAGGGAAGCCCGGTGAATCACTTTCTTTCTTTCAGGAAATGCTGTCTAAGGGtatttcaccaaatttaatTGCTTATAATACTATGATTGAAGCTCTTGCCAGAGGCCGCATGGTTGATAAGAGTATCTTTGTCTTCTCTAAGATGGTGGAGAATAGTTGCCGGCCAAATGAATTTACTTACAgtattattttaaatgtattGGCCGCAGAAGCGCAACTTGGAAGACTTGATGAAGTTGTGGAAATATCTAAGAGATACATGAATAAATCAATATACGCATATCTTGTTAGAACGTTGAGTAAACTAGGCCATGCAAGTGAAGCTCATAGGCTGTTTTGCAATATGTGGAGCTTCCATGATAGAGGAGATCGTGATGCCTACTTATCCATGTTAGAGAGCTTATGCAACTCTAAGAAAGTAACTGAGGCTATTGATTTGCTGAATAAGATGAATGAAAAGGGAATAATAGCAGATAGCTTCATGTATAATACTGTCTTCTCTGCTCTTGGGAAATTAAAGCAGATTCCTCATCTTCATGATCTCTATGAAAAGATGAAACAGGATGGCCCCTCACCAGACATATTTacttataatattttgatctctagcTTTGGTAGAGCGGGGGAGGTTGAGGAAGCTCtcaagatttttgaagaacttgagaatagCAATTGTAAACCTGATATTGTCTCCTACAACTCCTTAATAAATTGTCTGGGAAAGAACGGTGACATTGATGAAGCACACATGAAATTCATCGAGATGCAGGAAAAGGGCTTGAATCCTGATGTTGTAACATACAGTACTCTCATTGAGTGCTTTGGAAAGACCGAAAAAGTTGAGATGGCACGTCGGTTATTTGATGAAATGCTTGCAGCTGGCTGTTATCCTAACATAGTGACATACAATATCCTACTTGACTGTCTCGAGAGAAGTGGGAGAACTTCAGAAGCTGTTAGTTTATATGCGAAATTGAAGGAGCAGGGTTTGACAGCTGATTCAATCACATACACCATCCTTGAACGTTTACAAAGTGGTTCTCATAGAACATCAAGAGTTCGCAGACAAAATCCAATCACCTGTTGGGTGGTTAGCCCATTAAGGTGACAGGGAAACAATGATTAGATTAAGTTGCTCATGATTACATGCTTAAAGGATCTTACTGCTCAGTTGGGCTTTCACTTGAGCCAGCATGATGCTAAAGCAACATGAATTGAATTTATACTGAGAACTCTGATGATAAGAAAATAAACTGTCTCAAAGAGTGACCTGCTGTAGACGACATGAATTGTTTCTTATGTGAAAGTAGTTACAAGATCTGATATCTTCGTCAGAGAGGCAACTGTATATTGGTGCTTATTTACAAAATCCAACTTGGTGTAATGGTTTACTTTACGGTTATTTTAACGTTCTAAGTCCTCTTTGGCCATAGTAACCGCTCTAATAGATAAATGCCTTGCTTAAGAGGTTTGAGACTGGAAGCATGAAATTGCACCAATCACCCATGTTGCCAGAGGTGAAAAGTGAATAGAAGACAGTTAAAAGTGGGGCCAAGTGCGAAGCTTCTTATTTCTAGAACTGGCACTGTTTCTGGAAATCAAATATTTTACTGAACTGATCACCTGTCTTGACAGAGTTGAGGTGAAAAGTAAGACGGTTTCTGGAAATCATATGTTTAGCTTCTATTCTGTCTCCGATGTTATCTATGAATGTATCATATT
It contains:
- the LOC129896789 gene encoding pentatricopeptide repeat-containing protein At1g51965, mitochondrial, with translation MQLRYPCHRLRLTFRQLFRCFATKYSGRVVVEADNGRSFAVEVDGPTLHTDSRGYALPRRDLICKVSQILKSPPSPSSDPFLDLADYIDTLTITLTPSEVSEVLKSLKSPNLALRFFRFCPSEIPKFRHDCFTYNRILLILSKSSLPNRIDCVREIVDEMERSGIRGNISTVNLLIGTFGDGQGNGVNELTRCLGLVQKWDLRLNCYSYKCLLQAYIRLCNPNKALEVYQEMRRRGYRLDIFAYNMLLDALARDQKVDQVHKVFEDMKKWHCEPDEYTYTILIRMTGKLGKPGESLSFFQEMLSKGISPNLIAYNTMIEALARGRMVDKSIFVFSKMVENSCRPNEFTYSIILNVLAAEAQLGRLDEVVEISKRYMNKSIYAYLVRTLSKLGHASEAHRLFCNMWSFHDRGDRDAYLSMLESLCNSKKVTEAIDLLNKMNEKGIIADSFMYNTVFSALGKLKQIPHLHDLYEKMKQDGPSPDIFTYNILISSFGRAGEVEEALKIFEELENSNCKPDIVSYNSLINCLGKNGDIDEAHMKFIEMQEKGLNPDVVTYSTLIECFGKTEKVEMARRLFDEMLAAGCYPNIVTYNILLDCLERSGRTSEAVSLYAKLKEQGLTADSITYTILERLQSGSHRTSRVRRQNPITCWVVSPLR